A part of Olleya sp. Bg11-27 genomic DNA contains:
- the uvrB gene encoding excinuclease ABC subunit UvrB, translating into MKFKIQSEFKPTGDQPSAIKQLVAGLDSQDKYQTLLGVTGSGKTFTVANVIEETQRPTLVLAHNKTLAAQLYSEFKQFFPDNAVEYFVSYYDYYQPEAYIPTSGVYIEKDLSINEEIEKMRLSTTSSLLSGRRDVIVIASVSCLYGIGNPVEFQKNVITIEIDQQISRTKLLHQLVQSLYSRTEADFKHGNFRIKGDTVDIFPSYADDAFRIHFFGDEIEDIESFNIQTNEVVEKYEQLTIYPANMFVTSPDVLQNAIKSIQDDLVKQYDYFKEIGKHLEAKRLKERTEFDLEMIRELGYCSGIENYSRYLDGRDPGTRPFCLLDYFPDDYLMVVDESHVTISQVHAMYGGDRSRKENLVDYGFRLPAAMDNRPLKFEEFEALQNQVIYVSATPADYELQKTDGLYVEQIIRPTGLLDPIIEVRPSLNQIDDLIEEIQLRVEKDERTLVTTLTKRMAEELTKYLSRINVRVNYIHSDVDTLERVQIMQDLRKGIYDVLVGVNLLREGLDLPEVSLVAILDADKEGFLRSARSLTQTVGRAARNLNGKAIMYADKITKSMQKTMDETEYRREKQIAYNTSNNQVPKALNKSLDSALGKNSVSTYSYELEAARAAEPESEYLSKGELEKKIREKRKMMEGAAKALDFIIAAKLRDEIKMYQGKLEELKV; encoded by the coding sequence ATGAAATTCAAAATACAATCAGAGTTTAAACCAACAGGAGACCAGCCTAGCGCTATTAAGCAATTAGTAGCTGGTTTGGACAGCCAAGACAAGTATCAAACTTTATTAGGTGTTACTGGTTCTGGTAAAACTTTTACGGTTGCCAACGTCATAGAAGAAACGCAACGACCAACCTTAGTTTTAGCCCATAACAAGACTTTAGCAGCGCAGTTATACTCTGAGTTTAAACAGTTTTTTCCTGATAATGCTGTCGAGTATTTTGTATCCTACTACGATTACTACCAACCGGAAGCTTATATTCCAACATCTGGTGTCTACATAGAAAAAGATTTATCTATTAACGAGGAAATAGAAAAAATGCGACTAAGCACCACCTCTTCCCTATTATCTGGGCGTCGTGATGTTATAGTTATCGCATCAGTGTCTTGTTTATATGGTATAGGTAACCCTGTCGAATTTCAAAAAAACGTAATTACGATTGAAATTGATCAACAAATATCGCGTACAAAATTATTACATCAATTAGTACAAAGTTTGTATTCACGTACAGAAGCCGATTTTAAGCATGGAAATTTCAGAATAAAAGGAGATACAGTGGATATTTTCCCTAGTTATGCTGATGATGCCTTTCGTATTCACTTTTTTGGAGATGAAATTGAAGACATTGAATCCTTCAATATTCAAACGAATGAAGTAGTGGAAAAATATGAACAACTTACCATTTACCCAGCAAACATGTTTGTAACATCACCCGATGTATTACAAAATGCCATAAAATCGATACAAGACGATTTAGTAAAACAATACGATTATTTTAAAGAAATAGGGAAACACCTAGAAGCTAAACGTCTAAAAGAACGCACCGAGTTTGACTTAGAAATGATAAGAGAATTAGGATATTGTTCTGGTATCGAGAATTACTCGCGTTACCTTGATGGTCGTGATCCTGGCACACGTCCTTTCTGTTTACTAGATTATTTCCCGGACGATTATTTAATGGTTGTGGACGAGAGTCATGTCACCATATCCCAAGTACACGCCATGTATGGTGGTGACCGAAGCCGAAAAGAAAACTTAGTTGATTATGGTTTTAGATTACCTGCTGCCATGGACAACAGGCCTTTAAAATTTGAAGAGTTTGAAGCCCTTCAAAACCAAGTCATTTATGTTAGTGCAACGCCTGCCGATTACGAACTACAAAAAACAGATGGTCTCTACGTAGAGCAAATCATACGTCCCACAGGTTTATTGGATCCTATTATTGAGGTTAGACCTAGTCTTAACCAAATAGATGATTTAATTGAAGAAATTCAACTTCGTGTTGAAAAGGACGAACGTACTTTGGTAACGACTTTAACCAAACGTATGGCTGAAGAATTAACGAAATACTTAAGCCGAATTAATGTACGTGTAAATTACATACACAGTGATGTGGATACTTTAGAGCGTGTTCAAATCATGCAAGATTTACGTAAAGGTATCTACGATGTATTGGTTGGTGTTAACTTACTGCGTGAAGGCTTAGATTTACCCGAAGTCTCTTTAGTTGCTATTTTAGATGCCGATAAAGAAGGTTTTTTACGTTCTGCTAGATCTTTAACCCAAACGGTTGGTCGTGCTGCACGTAACCTTAATGGAAAAGCAATTATGTATGCAGATAAGATCACTAAAAGCATGCAAAAAACAATGGACGAAACAGAATACAGGCGAGAAAAACAGATTGCGTATAACACCTCCAATAACCAAGTTCCAAAAGCTTTAAACAAAAGTTTAGATAGTGCTTTAGGAAAAAACTCGGTAAGTACTTATAGTTACGAATTAGAAGCTGCTCGTGCTGCAGAGCCTGAAAGTGAGTATTTATCTAAGGGGGAATTAGAAAAGAAAATTAGAGAAAAACGTAAAATGATGGAAGGTGCAGCTAAAGCTTTAGACTTTATTATTGCTGCCAAATTACGTGATGAAATTAAAATGTATCAAGGGAAATTAGAAGAACTAAAAGTTTAG
- a CDS encoding T9SS type B sorting domain-containing protein codes for MKLNLKLPIMAIIGTLTSVSFSQQVAIDDSFSAQQLVENNLVQGCVEVTNINTTVNGSINGFSSFGYFEKADSNFPFQNGIVLSTGQARAAGNTQNTNPLNEGNTDWITDPDLETALGITNTLNATSIDFDFISSSSVVQFNYILASEEYFAEYPCLYSDGFAFLIRESGSGAPYQNIAIIPGTNTPVNTTTIHDEIVGFCPEENSQYFEGYNLGDTNFNGRTTTLSASASITPNVQYHIKLIIADQTDRNFDSAVFIEGNSFTDSVDLGEDINTCDATVILNADTSNPQASYVWSLNNTVIPNETNSTLVVDTDGNYTVSITVPLNMDSCTFEDSVNIALNTIQDGPTLTAIEICDDVSNDGEENFDLTIKITEVEALLPNANYTISFHSTESQAQSNTNGITSFLSTTPTQTIYYSAENDATGCIYIGTFNLIINPFPTITVPSPLNICTTGTASISLTEKDDEITNTNPNYNVNYHFNATDALNGDNPIDSPYVTSNSTETLHVSIVDITTGCRTTTTLDLQISSNPAINPDRQLLDACDQDGDGYDTFNLTQNIDDVLQGLSDVTVTYHETSDEAFSGENAINDATNYPNSQEFIQIVFIRVEDNTTGCSSVVPLELHTFLLESATEITDYYQCDDIPNDGIVDFDLLQIAIAIINGVEDVTIDFYETEAEQLATLNPIDQNVLYVVDTTPKTLFIVLNSDSCSHNSSIQLIINDGFEIQTLTAQDYCDIDSDGFTSIDLFSFNDYVATGTPNGSVSYFETQADADSNTNPLPPFYDNTSNPLTVFVRVQNQNNCTATSALTIQILPAPESSNPDNITICDDDQDGFSIVDLTTTISQMIADTTNRTFTFHTSQSDADTNTNPINNNTSYNANTQLVFCRIENTTTGCFSIENFIIFVNTLPVFEPITTLISCETDGNQIGEFLFSDKDAEILHGQTGKEVLYFTSQADADSGSNPIDKTVIFENTTDPQTIYVRVQNVTDVDCYGTASFQIEVGSNPIYTPPSDVYVCDDVSNDGFDTFDLTEVSTEINQGTSETLSITYHLTLEDAEAQANPLPDSFTTTVNPQEIFVTIDNGTFCKGITSFEFNVIAVPATNTASALHVCDDDTDGVSTFDLTLSEVEVLSIRQDNTVVEYYTTSEDLQQSINLITAPENFTNTSNPQIVFIKVLNTVSNCYAEIPLELIVDVPPTITPNTIINLCEDSSFVYDLNEALPDLIDTTQSIETAFYTSQTEANTQQNAINTNYNYTIGNQTLFIRANFTGSTCYAIDTFVLNVNTTPTFSNLQDLQTCDDDYDTFAIFDLSQQNASVLDNQNPNSFSVSYFTSQNDAINNTNAISDLSVDSENNTRYFVRIENNMTGCFNTSSFKTIVNRKPELDIPDQVLCVDDLPLLVSAETNVPSDTYSWSTNNTNSYIEVTEIGTYSVTVTTQFGCTTSTTFTVSESEAATIDFTETVDFSDPNNVTVEISGIGNYLYQFDDNEPQESNVFSNTPIGPHTITVIDLNGCNSTSKDIVIIDVPKFVTPNGDGYFDTWHITGVNQLEGTIVTIYDRYGKLLKTLTHNSQGWNGRYNDNLMPANDYWFVADVKKGAIEFQVKGHFALRL; via the coding sequence ATGAAACTTAACCTAAAACTTCCAATTATGGCTATAATTGGCACACTAACTTCTGTTAGTTTTTCACAACAAGTAGCCATAGACGACTCCTTTTCTGCACAACAATTAGTAGAAAATAATTTAGTGCAAGGCTGCGTAGAAGTAACCAACATAAACACGACCGTAAATGGATCCATTAATGGGTTTTCAAGCTTTGGTTATTTTGAAAAAGCCGACTCAAACTTCCCTTTTCAGAACGGAATAGTATTATCTACAGGACAAGCTAGGGCTGCTGGTAACACACAAAACACAAATCCACTCAACGAGGGTAACACCGACTGGATAACAGATCCAGATTTAGAAACTGCACTAGGCATTACTAATACCTTAAATGCAACCTCTATCGATTTTGATTTTATTTCAAGTTCAAGTGTGGTCCAATTTAATTACATCTTAGCCTCAGAAGAATATTTTGCTGAATATCCCTGTCTATATTCTGATGGTTTCGCTTTTTTAATTAGAGAATCTGGTAGCGGAGCTCCATATCAAAACATAGCCATAATACCAGGAACTAATACACCTGTAAACACAACTACAATTCATGATGAAATAGTTGGCTTTTGCCCAGAGGAAAACAGTCAATACTTTGAAGGCTATAATCTTGGTGACACTAATTTTAATGGTCGAACAACAACATTAAGTGCTTCTGCTTCCATTACTCCAAATGTACAATACCACATTAAATTAATAATTGCCGATCAAACGGATCGAAATTTTGATTCGGCTGTTTTTATCGAAGGTAATAGTTTTACAGACAGCGTAGATCTCGGCGAAGACATCAATACATGCGACGCAACAGTAATTTTAAATGCTGACACGAGCAATCCACAAGCATCCTATGTATGGTCTTTAAATAATACAGTAATTCCCAATGAAACCAATAGCACTTTAGTTGTCGATACTGATGGAAACTATACCGTTAGTATCACAGTGCCACTAAATATGGATTCATGTACTTTTGAAGATTCTGTAAATATTGCACTTAATACAATACAAGATGGGCCTACACTCACAGCTATCGAAATTTGTGATGATGTTTCTAATGACGGAGAAGAAAATTTTGATTTAACTATAAAAATTACTGAAGTCGAAGCCTTGTTACCAAATGCGAATTATACGATTAGTTTTCATTCAACGGAATCACAAGCACAAAGTAACACAAACGGAATCACTTCCTTTTTAAGTACAACACCTACTCAAACGATATACTACAGCGCTGAAAATGATGCAACCGGATGTATCTACATCGGCACATTTAATCTTATAATCAATCCTTTTCCGACCATAACTGTACCATCACCCTTAAATATTTGCACCACAGGAACGGCAAGTATTAGCTTAACAGAAAAAGATGATGAAATAACAAATACAAATCCCAATTATAATGTCAATTATCATTTTAACGCAACTGACGCTCTAAATGGAGACAACCCTATAGATTCTCCTTACGTTACTTCCAATAGTACAGAAACATTACATGTTAGTATTGTAGATATTACAACTGGGTGTCGTACGACAACAACCCTAGATCTTCAAATTAGTTCTAATCCTGCTATAAATCCAGACCGTCAACTACTAGATGCTTGCGATCAAGATGGGGACGGTTACGACACGTTTAATCTAACACAAAACATAGATGATGTTCTACAAGGTCTAAGTGATGTTACTGTAACCTATCACGAAACATCAGACGAAGCCTTTAGTGGAGAAAATGCTATTAACGATGCTACGAACTATCCTAACTCGCAAGAATTTATTCAAATTGTTTTTATAAGAGTGGAAGATAACACAACAGGCTGTTCTTCTGTCGTTCCCTTAGAACTCCATACTTTTTTATTGGAATCCGCAACAGAAATTACAGATTACTATCAGTGTGACGACATACCAAATGACGGTATCGTAGACTTTGATTTACTGCAAATAGCAATAGCAATTATTAATGGTGTAGAAGATGTCACTATTGATTTTTACGAAACAGAAGCAGAACAACTCGCTACCCTTAATCCCATCGATCAAAATGTACTTTATGTCGTAGACACCACTCCTAAAACATTATTTATTGTATTAAATAGCGATTCGTGTTCTCACAATTCATCAATACAATTAATTATAAATGATGGATTTGAAATTCAAACCCTAACGGCTCAAGATTATTGTGATATAGATAGTGATGGTTTTACAAGCATTGATTTATTCAGTTTTAACGACTACGTTGCCACCGGAACCCCTAATGGATCCGTCTCTTACTTTGAAACTCAAGCAGACGCCGATTCAAATACAAATCCATTGCCTCCCTTTTACGACAACACAAGCAACCCCTTAACTGTATTTGTGCGTGTACAAAACCAAAACAATTGTACTGCAACCTCAGCATTAACTATCCAGATATTACCTGCACCAGAAAGTTCTAACCCTGACAATATTACCATTTGCGATGATGATCAAGATGGCTTTTCTATTGTAGATTTAACGACTACAATATCTCAAATGATTGCAGACACAACCAATAGAACTTTTACATTTCATACCTCTCAATCAGACGCAGATACAAACACAAATCCTATTAATAATAATACCAGTTATAACGCAAATACACAACTAGTTTTCTGCAGAATAGAGAATACAACTACGGGGTGCTTTTCTATTGAAAATTTTATAATTTTTGTCAATACATTACCCGTTTTTGAGCCCATTACCACTTTAATTAGTTGCGAAACAGATGGCAATCAAATTGGCGAATTTCTATTTTCTGATAAAGATGCTGAAATATTACATGGTCAGACAGGAAAAGAAGTACTTTACTTCACCTCTCAAGCCGATGCTGATTCAGGAAGTAACCCTATAGATAAAACCGTTATTTTTGAAAATACAACAGATCCGCAAACCATTTATGTCCGTGTTCAAAATGTAACTGATGTAGACTGTTACGGCACCGCTTCTTTTCAAATAGAAGTTGGTTCTAACCCAATTTACACACCACCTTCCGATGTTTATGTTTGTGATGATGTTAGTAATGACGGTTTTGACACTTTCGATTTAACAGAAGTCTCAACAGAAATAAATCAAGGTACCTCTGAGACCTTGAGCATTACTTATCATTTAACACTAGAAGATGCAGAAGCACAAGCAAACCCATTACCTGATAGTTTTACAACAACTGTAAATCCACAAGAAATATTTGTGACTATAGACAATGGTACGTTTTGTAAAGGTATTACTAGTTTTGAGTTTAACGTCATTGCTGTACCCGCAACAAATACAGCTAGCGCTTTACATGTTTGTGATGATGATACTGATGGAGTTTCAACTTTTGATTTAACGCTTTCTGAAGTTGAAGTGCTTTCCATAAGACAAGATAATACCGTAGTAGAATATTACACGACATCAGAAGATTTACAACAAAGCATTAACCTAATTACAGCCCCTGAAAACTTTACTAATACTTCTAATCCACAAATAGTGTTTATCAAAGTTTTAAACACAGTCTCTAATTGTTATGCTGAAATTCCGTTAGAATTAATTGTCGACGTACCACCAACAATCACTCCCAATACAATCATAAACTTATGCGAAGACTCCTCCTTTGTTTATGATTTAAATGAAGCGTTGCCAGACTTAATAGACACGACACAATCTATTGAAACGGCTTTTTACACGTCGCAAACAGAAGCTAACACACAACAAAACGCAATAAACACAAATTACAATTACACTATTGGTAATCAAACCCTATTTATTAGAGCTAATTTTACAGGAAGTACCTGTTATGCTATTGATACTTTTGTTTTAAATGTAAATACAACGCCAACTTTCAGTAATTTACAAGACTTACAAACTTGTGATGATGACTATGACACCTTTGCCATATTTGATTTAAGTCAACAAAATGCTTCAGTATTAGATAACCAAAACCCAAATAGCTTTAGTGTTTCTTACTTTACCTCTCAAAATGACGCTATAAACAACACCAATGCTATAAGTGATTTGAGTGTCGATTCTGAAAATAACACACGCTATTTTGTAAGAATAGAAAATAACATGACTGGTTGCTTTAACACCTCGAGCTTTAAAACAATAGTAAATAGAAAACCGGAATTAGATATTCCAGATCAAGTCCTTTGTGTAGATGACTTACCACTACTGGTTTCTGCAGAAACTAATGTCCCTTCAGACACTTATTCTTGGTCCACAAATAATACCAATAGCTATATAGAAGTTACCGAAATAGGTACTTACTCCGTAACTGTAACCACACAATTTGGATGTACAACCTCAACAACTTTTACAGTCTCAGAATCTGAAGCAGCAACCATAGACTTTACAGAAACCGTCGATTTTTCAGACCCTAATAATGTCACTGTAGAAATTTCAGGAATCGGAAATTACCTTTATCAGTTTGATGATAACGAACCACAAGAATCTAACGTTTTTAGTAATACACCCATTGGTCCTCACACCATAACGGTTATCGATCTAAACGGGTGTAATTCTACATCCAAAGACATTGTTATTATTGACGTTCCAAAATTTGTAACACCAAATGGAGATGGGTACTTTGATACGTGGCATATTACTGGCGTTAATCAACTTGAAGGTACTATTGTAACTATTTACGATCGTTATGGTAAATTACTAAAAACATTAACTCACAACTCTCAAGGCTGGAATGGAAGGTATAATGATAATTTAATGCCCGCCAATGACTATTGGTTTGTTGCAGACGTTAAAAAAGGAGCTATTGAATTTCAAGTAAAAGGTCATTTTGCACTTAGGCTTTAA
- a CDS encoding gliding motility-associated C-terminal domain-containing protein: MKDLCYAFLLVSLCFQNVNAQDITLFQQYNGRYDYTAIGNTLNQAENNLSQAFCEILPSSQASLNLPTNTSIIAAYLFWSGSGSGDTEVMLNTSTVIAEDTYTVDYNAGFNGILTYFASYANVTDQIISEGNGNYQFSGLDISDALANTPGYCNNRTNYAGWSLYVIYEDNTLPLNQVNLFLGLEIINEEVQDKTIILENVNVLDNDNAKIGFLAWEGDNALNFGESLSINGNILSNPPLNSADNAFNGTNSFTNANNFYNADLDVYNIENNIQIGDNQVTINLTTGAPDSNGIFRADLIIINNIITVLNSQLPDATIITNNYEVSCASRAVTLNYSVFNSNSTDTLPANTPIAFFIDAVLVDQSQTINDIPIGGEENNQITIQIPNSISDTFTIQLVVDNDGLNNGIITETNEVNNNNFQEIQLLPFPETIHLQPILECNKGYNKATFDLTEALSQINQNQYLSFSFYETTEDIVSDNTITNLASYGSSTTPQSIYITAFTELCFDLYVLDLVTENCPPYVPQGFSPNNDSINDYFNIQGLYSIFENHELLIYNRYGTLIFKGDNTTKWYGLINQGLNNHGKIVPVGTYFYVLNLKDSNYSVQTGWVYVNY, translated from the coding sequence ATGAAAGACCTATGTTATGCTTTTCTCCTGGTAAGCCTTTGCTTTCAAAATGTAAATGCTCAAGATATTACGCTCTTTCAGCAATACAATGGAAGATATGACTACACAGCAATCGGGAACACTTTAAATCAAGCAGAAAACAATTTATCACAAGCTTTTTGCGAAATCCTCCCGTCTTCTCAAGCAAGCTTAAACCTCCCAACAAATACATCGATAATAGCTGCTTACTTATTTTGGTCTGGCTCCGGTTCTGGAGACACCGAAGTAATGCTAAATACCTCCACAGTAATTGCCGAGGACACCTATACTGTGGACTACAATGCAGGATTTAATGGGATACTAACCTATTTTGCTAGTTATGCAAACGTCACTGATCAAATTATTTCGGAAGGTAATGGCAATTATCAATTTTCGGGATTAGATATTTCTGATGCTTTAGCAAACACACCTGGCTATTGTAATAATAGAACCAATTATGCCGGATGGAGTTTATATGTTATCTATGAAGACAATACACTACCACTAAATCAAGTTAATCTATTTCTAGGCTTAGAAATTATAAATGAAGAAGTACAAGACAAAACCATTATTCTAGAAAACGTCAATGTATTAGATAATGACAATGCTAAAATTGGTTTTTTAGCTTGGGAAGGAGACAATGCGCTTAACTTTGGAGAATCCTTGTCTATAAACGGAAATATTCTATCCAATCCCCCTTTAAACTCAGCTGACAACGCTTTTAACGGGACTAATAGCTTCACCAATGCTAATAACTTTTACAATGCAGATCTGGATGTTTATAATATTGAAAACAATATTCAAATTGGAGACAATCAAGTCACCATTAACCTCACAACAGGCGCTCCAGATAGTAATGGAATATTTAGAGCTGACTTAATTATTATTAATAATATTATAACAGTACTTAATAGCCAATTACCAGATGCCACTATAATTACAAATAATTATGAGGTTAGCTGTGCTAGTAGAGCTGTAACCCTTAATTATTCTGTTTTTAATAGCAATAGTACAGACACGCTCCCAGCAAACACACCAATAGCCTTTTTTATTGATGCCGTTTTAGTTGATCAAAGTCAAACTATTAATGACATCCCTATTGGAGGTGAAGAAAACAATCAAATTACAATACAAATCCCTAATTCTATTTCTGACACATTTACAATCCAACTTGTTGTAGATAATGATGGATTAAATAATGGCATTATAACAGAAACTAACGAAGTAAACAATAACAACTTCCAAGAAATACAATTGCTCCCATTTCCAGAAACAATACACCTTCAACCAATTTTGGAATGCAATAAAGGTTATAACAAAGCCACTTTTGATTTAACGGAAGCATTATCTCAAATTAATCAAAATCAGTATTTAAGTTTTTCTTTCTATGAAACCACAGAAGACATAGTGTCTGATAATACGATAACAAACCTGGCTTCTTATGGATCTAGCACTACACCGCAAAGCATTTATATAACAGCCTTTACAGAACTATGCTTTGACCTATATGTTTTGGACCTAGTTACCGAAAACTGCCCACCTTATGTGCCACAAGGTTTTTCTCCTAACAACGATAGTATTAATGACTATTTTAATATTCAAGGCTTGTACTCCATATTTGAAAACCACGAGTTATTAATCTACAATCGTTATGGTACCTTAATTTTTAAAGGAGATAATACTACTAAATGGTATGGTCTAATTAACCAAGGTTTAAATAACCATGGAAAAATAGTTCCGGTAGGCACTTACTTTTATGTTTTAAATTTAAAAGACTCTAATTATAGCGTCCAAACAGGCTGGGTATACGTAAACTATTAA
- a CDS encoding T9SS type B sorting domain-containing protein — MKTLNYTFLIVCFITSNLAFGQQPTDCTQAITVCGNSNVSLNVSGIGTQELLGSNTCSSQENNSIWLKVTTVNDGTLAFTLTPESNSITEDYDFFIFGPNVTCGNIGQAIRCSTTNPQAINQGNNLTGLSVNANDTAEGPGGAGNSFVSAINATAGDSYYIVIDRPIGNSPFSLEWTGTAQFAEPPANSAINQNEITLENCDLTLPYDDEITTFNLELNTPIIRGNQNNVTITYHESESDANINSDAISSPYTNISNPQTLYAKVTNTITECYTIVPFNLTIKNGPTITTPTDYQVCDDTTDGNDTNGQSLFILSSKNNEIGGSNASNYIFSYHSTFLNALNNTDVLSDNFYNTTPNQQTIYVRVENALDVGCISITPLNLVVNPIITTFDSILFQCDDDDLIDGFTIFNLDEAITDITDAFSSNNQVDFYENYTDATSQTNELNSLAYSNISNPQTVIAIVTNPITGCFETAELTLEVSTTSINNYIAPPVCDEVGSEDGLNAFDLSEFSTTILNGLPSNLDINYYDNYNDALLEQNPLPNNYNNTTPYNQIIYVRVEDDNACYGINEVALSILELPQLEADETLLYCLNNFPEALSITGGVIGNSNNYYYYNWNTGDTTINVEVNAIGTYVVTVTNILGCSKSRTITVEPSNIATINDIIVVDSTIDNNQVTVLTSGEGEYQFELIDFSGESTGFQSSNIFNNISPGFYTATVKDIKNDCGTIDQLFSVVGFPLYFTPNNDSQNDYWQVYGVSSQFQPNSVIQIFDRYGKLIKQFAPSSQGWDGTFNGLPMPTNDYWFTVKLQDGRIYKDHFTLKR; from the coding sequence TTGAAAACACTAAATTACACCTTTCTGATAGTCTGCTTTATTACATCTAATCTTGCGTTTGGCCAGCAGCCAACAGATTGCACTCAAGCCATTACAGTTTGTGGAAATTCCAATGTTAGTTTAAACGTTAGTGGCATTGGAACACAAGAATTATTAGGAAGTAATACCTGCTCTAGTCAAGAGAACAACAGTATCTGGTTAAAAGTAACTACGGTAAATGATGGTACTTTAGCCTTCACATTAACTCCTGAAAGTAACAGTATTACTGAAGATTATGATTTTTTTATTTTTGGTCCAAATGTAACTTGCGGAAATATTGGACAAGCCATCCGATGCTCTACAACAAACCCACAAGCAATAAATCAAGGTAATAACTTAACAGGTTTAAGCGTAAATGCAAATGATACGGCTGAAGGTCCTGGTGGTGCTGGAAACAGTTTTGTTAGCGCTATTAATGCCACAGCTGGAGATTCTTATTATATAGTTATAGATAGACCTATAGGAAATAGCCCTTTTAGTTTAGAATGGACAGGAACCGCACAATTTGCAGAGCCCCCAGCTAACAGCGCCATAAATCAAAATGAAATTACACTTGAAAATTGCGATTTGACACTACCTTATGATGACGAGATTACAACTTTTAATTTAGAGTTAAACACTCCTATAATCAGAGGAAATCAAAACAATGTAACCATTACATACCATGAAAGTGAAAGTGATGCTAATATAAATAGCGACGCGATAAGCAGTCCTTACACAAATATTAGCAACCCTCAAACCTTATATGCTAAAGTCACCAACACGATTACAGAATGTTACACGATAGTACCATTTAATTTAACCATAAAAAATGGCCCAACAATAACAACACCAACAGATTATCAAGTTTGCGATGATACCACAGATGGGAATGATACTAATGGACAATCTTTATTCATTTTATCAAGCAAAAACAATGAAATTGGTGGTAGCAATGCGTCAAATTATATTTTTTCATATCATTCTACTTTCTTAAACGCCCTGAATAATACTGATGTGCTGAGTGATAATTTTTACAACACTACACCAAATCAGCAAACTATTTATGTTAGAGTAGAAAATGCATTAGATGTAGGTTGTATAAGTATTACACCACTTAACTTGGTGGTTAATCCAATAATTACAACATTTGATAGTATATTATTTCAATGTGATGACGATGATCTTATAGATGGGTTTACTATTTTTAATTTAGATGAAGCTATCACTGATATTACTGATGCTTTCTCTAGTAATAATCAAGTTGATTTTTACGAAAATTATACTGATGCTACGTCACAAACAAATGAATTGAATAGTTTAGCCTACAGTAATATTAGCAATCCTCAAACAGTAATTGCAATTGTAACCAATCCTATTACTGGTTGCTTTGAAACGGCAGAATTAACGTTAGAAGTCAGTACAACTTCAATTAATAATTACATTGCACCTCCTGTTTGTGATGAAGTTGGCTCAGAAGATGGGCTGAACGCGTTTGATTTAAGCGAATTTTCAACAACTATTTTAAACGGACTACCCTCAAATTTAGATATTAATTATTACGATAATTATAATGATGCCTTACTAGAGCAAAACCCTTTACCTAATAATTACAACAATACAACACCTTACAATCAAATCATCTACGTACGAGTAGAAGATGACAATGCCTGTTATGGTATTAATGAAGTCGCATTATCCATATTAGAATTACCTCAACTTGAAGCAGACGAAACACTATTATATTGCCTTAATAATTTCCCTGAAGCACTAAGTATAACTGGAGGTGTTATTGGAAATAGTAACAATTATTATTATTATAATTGGAATACAGGAGACACAACGATTAACGTAGAAGTTAATGCAATAGGCACATACGTAGTTACTGTAACTAATATTTTAGGATGTTCAAAAAGCAGAACGATAACAGTAGAACCTTCGAATATTGCAACAATCAATGACATTATAGTCGTTGACAGCACAATTGATAATAACCAAGTTACTGTATTAACTTCAGGAGAAGGCGAGTACCAATTTGAGCTTATCGATTTTTCAGGAGAAAGCACAGGCTTTCAATCTAGCAATATTTTTAACAATATTTCACCTGGATTTTATACTGCTACTGTAAAAGATATAAAAAATGATTGTGGCACTATTGATCAATTATTTTCTGTAGTAGGTTTCCCTCTATACTTTACACCAAATAACGACAGTCAGAATGATTATTGGCAAGTTTATGGTGTATCTAGTCAATTCCAACCTAATTCTGTCATACAAATTTTTGATAGGTATGGTAAATTAATAAAACAATTCGCCCCTTCTAGTCAAGGTTGGGATGGCACTTTTAACGGTTTACCAATGCCCACTAATGACTACTGGTTTACAGTAAAACTACAGGATGGTCGTATTTACAAAGATCATTTCACTTTAAAACGATAG